Proteins found in one Pempheris klunzingeri isolate RE-2024b chromosome 6, fPemKlu1.hap1, whole genome shotgun sequence genomic segment:
- the dcun1d4 gene encoding DCN1-like protein 4 isoform X2: MHSDAANFQLNSHLTTLASIHKIHHTLHRLNLTEDVGQDSHPSACCSRAMPPRKKRRPSAGDDMSAKKSRQDSVFRKHETSQIREEETFSSKRCLEWFYEYAGCDDVVGPEGMEKFCEDIGVEPENVVMLVLAWKLDAQSMGYFTLQEWLRGMGSLQCDSTERLRNSLDYLRSVLNDSTSFKLIYRYAFDFAREKDQRSLDLNTAKCMLGLLLGKTWPLFPVFNQFLEQSKYKVINKDQWCNVLEFSRTINLDLSNYDEDGAWPVLLDEFVEWYKERQMS; encoded by the exons ATGCACTCTGATGCGGCAA ATTTTCAGCTGAATTCCCACTTGACTACACTGGCCAGCATCCATAAGATCCACCACACCTTGCACAGGCTG AACTTGACAGAAGACGTTGGACAGGATAGCCACCCCTCAG CTTGTTGCTCTAGAGCCATGCCTCcgaggaaaaagaggagaccCTCTGCTGGAGATGACATGTCAGCCAAGAAAAGTCGCCAGGACAG CGTTTTCAGAAAGCATGAAACATCACAAATCCGCGAGGAGGAGACATTTTCCAGTAAAAGATGCTTGGAGTGGTTCTATGAATATGCAG GTTGTGACGATGTGGTGGGTCCAGAGGGCATGGAGAAGTTCTGTGAGGACATTGGAGTGGAGCCAGAGAAT GTGGTGATGCTGGTTCTTGCTTGGAAGCTGGACGCCCAGAGTATGGGATATTTCACTCTCCAGGAGTGGCTGAGAGGCATGGGCTCACTGCA GTGCGACTccacagagaggctgaggaACTCGCTCGACTACCTGAGATCTGTCCTAAACGACAGCACCAGTTTTAAGCTCATTTATAGATATGCCTTTGACTTTGCTCGG GAAAAGGATCAGAGGAGTTTGGACTTGAACACAGCCAAGTGCATGCTGGGTCTTCTTCTGGGAAAGACGTGGcctctgtttcctgtgtttaatCAATTTCTAGAG CAATCCAAGTACAAAGTCATCAACAAAGACCAGTGGTGCAATGTTTTAGAGTTCAGCAGGACAATCAACCTGGACCTCAGCAACTATGACGAGGATGGCGCCT ggcCAGTTTTGTTGGACGAGTTTGTGGAATGGTACAAGGAAAGACAGATGTCATAG
- the dcun1d4 gene encoding DCN1-like protein 4 isoform X1 produces MTAFERECTDDIWRQDFQLNSHLTTLASIHKIHHTLHRLNLTEDVGQDSHPSACCSRAMPPRKKRRPSAGDDMSAKKSRQDSVFRKHETSQIREEETFSSKRCLEWFYEYAGCDDVVGPEGMEKFCEDIGVEPENVVMLVLAWKLDAQSMGYFTLQEWLRGMGSLQCDSTERLRNSLDYLRSVLNDSTSFKLIYRYAFDFAREKDQRSLDLNTAKCMLGLLLGKTWPLFPVFNQFLEQSKYKVINKDQWCNVLEFSRTINLDLSNYDEDGAWPVLLDEFVEWYKERQMS; encoded by the exons ATGACAGCTTTTGAACGGGAATGCACAGATGACATTTGGCGACAAG ATTTTCAGCTGAATTCCCACTTGACTACACTGGCCAGCATCCATAAGATCCACCACACCTTGCACAGGCTG AACTTGACAGAAGACGTTGGACAGGATAGCCACCCCTCAG CTTGTTGCTCTAGAGCCATGCCTCcgaggaaaaagaggagaccCTCTGCTGGAGATGACATGTCAGCCAAGAAAAGTCGCCAGGACAG CGTTTTCAGAAAGCATGAAACATCACAAATCCGCGAGGAGGAGACATTTTCCAGTAAAAGATGCTTGGAGTGGTTCTATGAATATGCAG GTTGTGACGATGTGGTGGGTCCAGAGGGCATGGAGAAGTTCTGTGAGGACATTGGAGTGGAGCCAGAGAAT GTGGTGATGCTGGTTCTTGCTTGGAAGCTGGACGCCCAGAGTATGGGATATTTCACTCTCCAGGAGTGGCTGAGAGGCATGGGCTCACTGCA GTGCGACTccacagagaggctgaggaACTCGCTCGACTACCTGAGATCTGTCCTAAACGACAGCACCAGTTTTAAGCTCATTTATAGATATGCCTTTGACTTTGCTCGG GAAAAGGATCAGAGGAGTTTGGACTTGAACACAGCCAAGTGCATGCTGGGTCTTCTTCTGGGAAAGACGTGGcctctgtttcctgtgtttaatCAATTTCTAGAG CAATCCAAGTACAAAGTCATCAACAAAGACCAGTGGTGCAATGTTTTAGAGTTCAGCAGGACAATCAACCTGGACCTCAGCAACTATGACGAGGATGGCGCCT ggcCAGTTTTGTTGGACGAGTTTGTGGAATGGTACAAGGAAAGACAGATGTCATAG
- the LOC139202615 gene encoding leucine-rich repeat-containing protein 24 produces the protein MAGTGGSLLAAVLVLVSSRLHCSSPLPACPESCTCQRTPLLNCSSSGLSVVPQNIQDSVNELDLSHNLLESVTLHQPHRNLRIVWLGNNNITGLSLCIERNRGSNYVRRTHRMRPWRRRGCISWAPTLQLLSVERNQLEQLPEGLEGSESLQVLQLSFNRISALRSAELSHLRQLKELHLQHNLIASLHPQMFQDLAQLQVLDLSFNMLTSLHPLMYLSLRNIGADVRLSGNRWQCDCSMRSLRRRMAYDSSRGVQAMSVVCASPSILSGRDLLQVEEDDLNCFSTEIRPELHQDVTVYSGSEILLSCSAQDSVWWTPSGQASVSQPQAGLLINDVTETDTGLYVCMSEKHKVVSVFNLQISKIGGTRRKTRSLPRTSGQIIPQNKDNMTIRPTPMVRNQK, from the exons ATGGCAGGGACAGGGGGGTCACTCTTGGCCGCTGTGTTGGTCCTCGTCTCCTCCAGGCTCCATTGCTCCTCTCCCCTACCTGCCTGTCCAGAGTCCTGCACCTGTCAGAGAACCCCCCTGTTGAACTGTTCCTCCTCTGGCCTTTCTGTGGTGCCACAAAACATCCAGGACTCTGTCAACGAGCTCGACCTGTCTCATAACCTCCTTGAATCTGTAACCCTCCACCAACCGCATCGTAACCTCAGGATTGTATGGCTGGGAAACAACAATATCACAGGCTTGTCTCTCTGCATAGAGAGAAACCGGGGAAGCAATTATGTCAGACGTACACATCGCATGAGACCTTGGCGCAGACGGGGATGCATATCTTGGGCCCCCACCCTACAGCTGTTATCTGTTGAGAGGAATCAGCTAGAGCAACTCCCAGAGG GCCTGGAAGGAAGTGAGTCCTTACAGGTTCTGCAGCTGTCTTTCAACAGGATCTCAGCTCTACGATCAGCAGAGCTGAGCCACCTTCGCCAGCTAAAAGAGCTACACCTGCAGCATAACCTCATCGCCAGTCTCCATCCGCAGATGTTTCAGGATTTAGCCCAGCTCCAG GTCCTGGATCTGAGCTTCAACATGTTGACCAGCCTCCATCCTTTGATGTACCTCTCTCTGCGTAACATTGGGGCTGACGTTAGGCTGAGTGGGAACAGGTGGCAGTGTGATTGCAGCATGCGCAGTTTAAGAAGGCGGATGGCctatgacagcagcagaggcgTGCAGGCCATGAGCGTGGTGTGCGCTTCCCCATCCATCCTCTCAGGCAGAgacctgctgcaggtggaggaggacgacCTCAACTGTTTTAGTACCGAAATCAGGCCAGAGCTCCACCAAGATGTGACGGTCTACAGCGGCTCTGAGATACTGCTGTCTTGCTCTGCACAAG atTCAGTGTGGTGGACGCCCAGTGGTCAAGCATCTGTGAGCCAACCTCAGGCTGGTCTGCTCATCAATGACGTCACAGAGACAGATACAGgactatatgtgtgtatgtctgaaaaacacaaagttgtgtctgttttcaacCTCCAAATCAGTAAAATAGGGGgtacaagaagaaaaactagAAGTTTGCCCAGAACCAGTGGACAAATAATCCCACAA AACAAAGACAATATGACAATCAGGCCTACGCCAATGGTGAGGAACCAGAAATGA
- the sgcb gene encoding beta-sarcoglycan produces the protein MASEQERSNGPVKKSMREKAIERRGINKEHNSNFKAGYVPIEEERLHKTGLRGRKGNMAVCIVVLLFLLALINLIITLVIWTVIRIGPNGCDSMEFHESGLLRFKQKADMGIVHPLHKSTVGGRKDQDLVLVGNNNPVVFQQGTTKLSVEKDKTSVVSDVGISFTDPRTQTTFFSTDFENHEFHLPKGVKVLSVKKASTERITSSAASDLNIKGDSKAIIRGNEGVNIMGRTVEFKMGGGIELRAENSIVLNGSVMFNATRIPNSAGDVYFDEGLERYKLCMCADGTLFRVQVKYPNMGCQTSDNPCRKAH, from the exons ATGGCGTCTGAACAG GAGCGGTCCAATGGGCCTGTGAAGAAGTCCATGCGAGAGAAAGCTATAGAAAGACGTGGCATCAACAAGGAACACAACAGTAACTTCAAAGCAGGCTATGTACCCATAGAAGAAGAACGTCTCCATAAGACGGGGCTGAGAGGACGCAAGGGGAACATGGCTGTTTGCATCGttgttctcctcttcctccttgccTTAATTAACCTGATT ATCACTCTGGTTATATGGACAGTGATCCGTATCGGTCCGAATGGGTGCGACAGTATGGAGTTCCATGAGAGTGGCCTGCTGCGCTTCAAACAGAAGGCAGACATGGGCATCGTTCACCCGCTGCACAAGAGCACAGTAGGAGGCCGCAAGGACCAGGACTTAGTCCTTGTGGGCAACAATAATCCG GTTGTGTTCCAGCAAGGCACCACTAAGCTGAGTGTTGAGAAGGACAAGACCTCGGTCGTCAGTGATGTTGGCATATCCTTCACAGACCCTCGCACACAGACCACGTTCTTCAGCACAGATTTTGAAAACCACGAATTCCATTTGCCCAAAGGAGTCAAAGTCCTCAGTGTTAAAAAGGCGTCCACAGAAAGG ATCACAAGTAGTGCAGCGTCTGACCTGAACATTAAAGGCGACAGCAAGGCCATCATTCGCGGAAACGAGGGCGTCAACATCATGGGCCGGACTGTAGAGTTCAAAATGGGCGGAGGCATTGAGCTCAGGGCT GAGAACAGCATCGTCCTCAATGGATCAGTCATGTTCAATGCCACACGCATCCCCAACTCTGCAGGAGATGTGTACTTCGATGAAGGTCTGGAGAGGTACAaactctgcatgtgtgcagatGGGACTCTGTTCCGCGTGCAGGTGAAATATCCCAACATGGGCTGCCAGACTTCAGATAACCCGTGTAGAAAAGCTCACTAG
- the spata18 gene encoding mitochondria-eating protein: MADTLRRLTHTSSFSVLQDKLESWHKDYHVISCDQNLNRCCELIELTAKIQGQLFAILNLTASEGGHYAGVDTLKMRLLPWLGTCFSMTRPSVTDDTSLQLIQESVEKDRRIRELSASRDSDMLKMDTQLCSTRLQLDSVRAELVDAQKELDETKSKSATTLLATEDEVLQLKADLRSSHEQVEIYKRKLDALDDYERQIRLLRDEVAYLSTEKAVLQERLARSRSPSPLPRLSRSSSPLRSESPTRAQLTNSSRHARLVSRFSDLYAVERLEAQNLLRRYIADLEMVQKIIFIAVVESFKTAKLAYRQFKLRVRKTLSPSHFGPESLEDAAVDYIVRNLDLYDVQASINDVINAMNVNPRISFPPEVDFVLISALIRDSCRVAFAMQTLDPPLDLAFASDGELFSDNKYRRSYDSEFTAPLVTHHVWPALVEGDDVVVKGEAVTRRGALWSRNRSRSSSPVRSRSLSPSRSLAFNSKRSLSPQRLRASCL, encoded by the exons ATGGCCGACACTTTGAGGAGGCTGACCCATACATCCTCCTTCAGCGTCTTACAGGACAAGCTCGAGAGCTGGCACAAAGACTACCAT GTTATTTCCTGTGACCAGAATCTAAACAGATGTTGTGAGCTAATTGAGCTAACCGCCAAGATCCAGGGCCAACTGTTCGCCATCCTCAACCTCACAGCTTCTGAAG GTGGACACTATGCTGGAGTGGACACTCTCAAAATGCGCCTGCTGCCGTGGCTTGGAACCTGTTTTTCAATGACGAGGCCCTCAGTCACCGATGACACCAGTCTACAGCTCATCCAG GAGTCAGTGGAAAAGGACAGGAGGATCAGGGAGCTCTCTGCCTCCCGTGACAGTGACATGCTGAAGATGGACACTCAGCTGTGCTCCACTCGCCTGCAGTTGGACTCGGTCAGAGCAGA atTGGTTGATGCTCAGAAGGAACTGGATGAGACAAAGAGCAAATCAGCAACCACTCTGCTGGCCACTGAAGATGAAGTATTACAGCTGAAAGCAGA tTTGCGATCTTCACATGAGCAGGTGGAGATTTATAAGAGGAAGCTGGATGCTCTTGATGACTATGAGCGTCAGATCCGCTTGCTGAGAGATGAAGTGGCCTACCTGAGCACAGAGAAGGCCGTGCTGCAGGAGAG GTTGGCGAGAAGTCGTTCTCCGAGCCCCTTGCCCAGGCTCAGTCGCTCCTCCAGCCCCTTGAGGAGCGAGTCTCCCACCAGAGCTCAGCTCACTAACTCCTCCCGCCACGCACGCCTCGTGTCACGCTTCAGTGACCTGTATGCTGTGGAGCGTCTGGAGGCCCAGAACCTTCTTCGTCGCTACATTGCTGATTTAGAGATGGTCCAGAAGATCATCTTCATTGCTGTTGTG GAATCCTTCAAGACAGCAAAACTGGCTTACCGTCAGTTCAAGCTGCGCGTGAGAAAGACGTTGTCCCCATCCCACTTTGGGCCAGAGAGCCTAGAGGATGCAGCTGTGGACTACATCGTCAGAAACCTGGACCTGTATGACGTTCAGGCCAGCATCAAT GATGTGATCAACGCCATGAATGTGAACCCTCGGATCTCGTTCCCGCCAGAGGTGGACTTTGTCCTCATCAGTGCCTTGATCAGGGACTCATGCAGGGTGGCCTTTGCCATGCAGACACTGGACCCCCCGCTTGACTTAGCTTTTGCCAGCGATGGAGAACTTTTCAGCGACAACAA GTATCGTCGTAGCTATGATTCTGAGTTCACTGCTCCTCTGGTGACGCACCATGTGTGGCCAGCCTTGGTGGAAGGAGATGATGTGGTGGTGAAGGGCGAGGCTGTGACTAGAAGAGGAGCTCTG TGGAGTCGAAACCGGAGCAGGAGTTCCAGCCCAGTgcgctctcgctctctcagcCCATCTCGCAGTCTT GCATTTAACAGCAAAAGAAGCCTGTCGCCTCAACGTCTCAGAGCTAGCTGCCTGTGA